In Hoplias malabaricus isolate fHopMal1 chromosome 6, fHopMal1.hap1, whole genome shotgun sequence, a single window of DNA contains:
- the si:dkey-14o18.2 gene encoding neuronal pentraxin-1 has product MMVKDTNIAILPLLLPFKENMHRGRIPRGSYPLPLPLFPILLLSVMPSVGLSNVPGVEYDWGAQPKLVCTPIPADADPSCFPPAGVTTGPSTNGHSNGHSNGQYVSGLPNSRRGMSDEAKATILHLRESLVRQKETILDQRETIRELTTKLTLCEGFGRGTGGHHDEDHHGSSHHGSHHSSHHYDGAHHSDPHYPLNGHRNDHHRGKSPYLSKHGFSPEQAGKTLQALKERLENLQARNSSSSYSSSLRDLLQRKINSLEEQLHHHYDGHHDHGHESQHGHGHHDDHNEDHHDNHGDHHDDHQDNRHANHHDDHDHGHHYNQYSGHRYDRHSTHHSDHHDNHHDDHDDNHHDDNHDDDHHGTADHGNQHRAPQKQTGSKIPAHGAHSKLDTVLSHLYHRPPEAGTLKKSKSPDAFQIGFPMRTNYMYGRIKRTLLNEIFALTVCLWVKGGSGPGLGTPFSYSVPGQANELVLIEWGNNPMELLVNDKAVTLPLSLTDSKWHHLCVTWSTRDGVWEAYQNGVKRGSGENLSPWHPIKPGGVFILGQEQDTLGGRFDATQSFVGEMSDLQLWSRVLNSEEIYNQASCSSHLTGDVIAWSEPIVELHGGVTKYPFDPCH; this is encoded by the exons ATGATGGTTAAGGACACAAATATAGCCATTTTGCCTTTGCTGCTGCCTTTCAAAGAAAATATGCATAGGGGTAGGATCCCCCGAGGGAGTTATCCTCTGCCTCTCCCCCTCTTCCCAATTCTCCTCCTCTCAGTGATGCCCTCAGTGGGACTTAGCAATGTGCCCGGAGTAGAATATGATTGGGGAGCTCAGCCCAAGCTAGTTTGTACACCTATACCAGCAGATGCTGACCCAAGCTGTTTCCCCCCAGCTGGGGTTACTACTGGGCCTAGCACTAATGGACATAGCAATGGGCATAGCAATGGACAGTATGTTAGTGGACTGCCCAACAGTCGAAGAGGCATGTCAGACGAGGCAAAGGCTACCATTCTCCACCTGAGGGAAAGCCTAGTGCGCCAGAAGGAGACCATACTAGACCAGCGAGAAACTATACGAGAACTGACAACGAAACTTACACTCTGTGAAGGCTTTGGGAGAGGTACAGGTGGGCACCATGATGAAGACCACCATGGATCCTCACACCATGGTTCTCACCACTCCTCACATCACTATGATGGTGCCCATCACTCTGATCCCCATTATCCTCTAAATGGGCATCGTAATGACCATCACAGGGGGAAGTCACCATATCTGAGTAAACATGGTTTCTCCCCTGAGCAGGCTGGAAAGACTTTGCAGGCTCTAAAAGAGAGGCTGGAGAATTTACAG GCAAGGAATTCTTCAAGCTCCTATTCAAGTTCACTCAGAGATCTTCTGCAGCGCAAAATCAACTCCCTGGAAGAGCAGCTCCACCATCACTATGATGGTCATCATGACCACGGACATGAAAGCCAACACGGCCATGGGCACCACGATGATCACAATGAAGATCACCATGACAATCATGGAGATCATCACGATGATCACCAAGACAACCGCCATGCAAATCATCATGACGACCATGACCATGGTCATCATTACAATCAATACTCTGGCCATCGCTATGATCGACACAGTACGCATCATAGTGATCACCATGACAATCATCATGATGATCATGACGATAACCATCATGATGACAACCATGATGATGATCACCATGGCACTGCTGATCATGGCAACCAACACCGGGCCCCTCAGAAACAAACAGGGTCAAAAATACCAGCCCATGGAGCCCACAGCAAATTGGACACAGTGCTGAGTCATCTGTACCACAGGCCACCTGAAGCAG GGACCCTTAAGAAATCAAAGAGTCCTGATGCCTTTCAGATTGGATTCCCTATGCGCACCAACTACATGTATGGACGAATCAAGCGCACTCTTCTGAATGAGATCTTTGCCCTAACTGTGTGCCTCTGGGTAAAAGGGGGCTCAGGGCCAGGGCTTGGCACCCCTTTCTCTTATTCTGTTCCTGGTCAGGCTAATGAGCTTGTCTTGATCGAATGGGGCAACAATCCAATGGAATTACTGGTCAATGACAAA GCTGTGACTCTTCCACTGTCTCTGACTGACAGTAAGTGGCACCATCTGTGTGTGACATGGTCTACTCGTGATGGCGTGTGGGAGGCCTATCAGAATGGAGTGAAAAGGGGCTCTGGGGAAAACCTTTCCCCCTGGCATCCCATAAAACCAGGGGGAGTTTTTATACTTGGACAGGAGCAG GACACACTGGGGGGGCGCTTTGATGCCACACAGTCATTTGTTGGAGAGATGTCAGACCTGCAGCTGTGGTCACGTGTGCTTAATTCTGAGGAGATCTACAACCAGGCTTCTTGTTCCAGCCACCTCACTGGAGATGTCATTGCTTGGAGTGAGCCAATAGTGGAACTCCATGGAGGGGTCACCAAATACCCATTTGACCCTTGTCACTAA